A single region of the Undibacterium piscinae genome encodes:
- the hflX gene encoding GTPase HflX → MRAILVGVDFGKEDFAASLEELSLLSQSAGAEPVTVISCKRSSPDAAFFIGSGKADELANAVADVSAEIVIFNHALSPAQQRNLERHLKVRVVDRTSLILDIFAQRAHSHEGKVQVELAQLQHLATRLIRGWTHLERQKGGIGLRGPGETQLETDRRLLGERVKALKAKMEKLHKQRETQRRSRGRSHTFSVSLVGYTNAGKSTLFNSLTKAGAYAANQLFATLDTTSRRLYLGEVGSVVVSDTVGFIRELPHQLVAAFRATLEETIHADLLIHVVDASSPVRMDQIEQVNHVLKEIGADHIPQLLVWNKIDLTSMDPSVELGEYDKIQRVFASARTGAGMDLLRHAIAEYARLYAIKRGDAPADLEFDDARFN, encoded by the coding sequence ATGCGCGCGATTTTAGTCGGTGTGGATTTTGGCAAGGAAGATTTTGCCGCAAGTTTGGAGGAGCTTTCCTTGCTCTCTCAGTCTGCTGGAGCTGAACCGGTTACAGTGATTTCTTGTAAGAGATCTAGTCCTGATGCTGCTTTTTTTATCGGTTCTGGTAAGGCTGATGAACTTGCCAATGCTGTGGCTGATGTAAGCGCTGAAATTGTGATCTTTAATCATGCATTGTCTCCGGCTCAGCAGCGCAATCTTGAACGGCATCTTAAAGTTCGGGTTGTTGATAGAACTAGTTTAATTCTTGATATTTTTGCGCAACGAGCACATAGTCACGAAGGCAAAGTTCAGGTTGAGTTGGCGCAGTTGCAGCATCTCGCTACCCGATTGATACGGGGTTGGACGCATCTGGAGCGACAAAAGGGTGGTATCGGTTTGCGTGGCCCTGGAGAAACCCAGTTGGAAACCGATCGCCGGTTGCTGGGCGAACGTGTCAAGGCTCTTAAAGCAAAAATGGAAAAGCTGCATAAGCAGAGAGAAACGCAGCGTCGCTCTAGGGGGCGGAGTCATACTTTCTCGGTTTCTTTGGTTGGGTATACGAATGCAGGCAAGTCTACGTTATTTAACTCGTTGACTAAGGCCGGTGCCTATGCTGCCAATCAATTGTTTGCGACATTGGATACAACGTCACGTCGTTTATATCTTGGTGAAGTTGGAAGTGTTGTTGTTTCTGATACAGTGGGTTTTATTCGTGAGTTGCCTCATCAATTGGTTGCCGCGTTCCGTGCAACCTTAGAGGAGACAATACACGCAGACCTTTTGATACACGTTGTAGATGCAAGTAGTCCAGTGCGTATGGATCAGATTGAGCAGGTTAATCATGTGCTTAAGGAAATTGGTGCAGATCATATACCGCAGTTGTTGGTATGGAATAAAATTGATTTGACGTCAATGGATCCAAGTGTTGAACTAGGTGAATATGATAAAATCCAGCGGGTTTTTGCGAGTGCCCGTACCGGAGCAGGGATGGACCTTTTGCGTCATGCAATTGCTGAATATGCCAGACTTTACGCTATAAAACGTGGCGATGCACCAGCAGACCTTGAGTTTGATGATGCTCGTTTTAATTAA
- the hfq gene encoding RNA chaperone Hfq, which translates to MSNKGQLLQDPFLNALRKEHIPVSIYLVNGIKLQGHIESFDQYVVLLRNTVTQMVYKHAISTVVPARAVTINTESEVE; encoded by the coding sequence ATGAGTAATAAAGGGCAACTGTTACAAGACCCGTTTTTAAATGCGCTGCGTAAAGAGCATATTCCCGTTTCGATATATTTGGTAAATGGGATTAAATTGCAGGGACATATAGAGTCTTTTGATCAATATGTCGTACTTCTTCGCAATACCGTTACCCAAATGGTTTATAAACATGCTATTTCTACTGTTGTTCCAGCTCGTGCTGTAACTATTAATACAGAGTCTGAGGTTGAGTAA
- a CDS encoding ribosome biogenesis GTPase Der — translation MKPVIALIGRPNVGKSTLFNRLTRSRDALVADLPGLTRDRHYGEGRVGDRPFLVIDTGGFEPVAKDGIMYEMAKQTKQAVAEADVVIFLVDGRQGLTPHDKTITDFLRKSGRSVMLVVNKAEGMRYTSVTADFYELGLGDPYVISSAHGDGVTDLVEESLNIAFAQRPPELEEPSDAVKGIKIAIVGRPNVGKSTLVNTLLGEERVIAFDMPGTTRDSIEIPFERGGKHYTLIDTAGIRRRGKVFEAIEKFSVVKTLQSVSEANVVLLLLDAQQDISEQDAHIAGFILESGRALVIGVNKWDGLQSDRRDEIKVDIERKLNFLTFAKFHFVSALKSSGIDPMMKSIDAAYAAAMANLSTPKLTRALIEAVEHQQPKRKGSIRPKLRYAHQGGQNPPIIVIHGNALDSIGDVYKRYLEKHFRETFSLTGTPLRIEMRSGKNPFAKVEK, via the coding sequence ATGAAGCCGGTAATAGCACTTATAGGTCGACCAAACGTCGGCAAATCCACATTGTTTAATCGGCTTACGCGCTCTCGCGATGCGTTGGTTGCGGATCTTCCTGGCTTGACCAGGGATAGGCATTATGGCGAGGGACGTGTTGGAGATAGACCGTTTCTTGTGATCGATACTGGAGGATTTGAGCCAGTCGCTAAAGACGGGATCATGTATGAAATGGCCAAGCAAACCAAGCAAGCGGTTGCTGAGGCAGATGTGGTTATTTTCCTGGTTGACGGTCGCCAGGGTTTGACGCCGCACGATAAAACCATTACTGATTTTTTACGGAAATCCGGTCGATCTGTAATGTTGGTTGTCAATAAAGCCGAAGGTATGAGGTACACCTCGGTAACCGCTGATTTCTATGAGTTGGGATTGGGTGATCCTTATGTGATTTCCTCAGCGCATGGTGATGGCGTGACTGATTTGGTTGAAGAGTCTTTGAACATCGCTTTTGCGCAAAGACCTCCCGAGTTGGAAGAGCCTAGCGATGCGGTGAAAGGTATTAAAATTGCGATCGTCGGCCGGCCTAACGTCGGTAAATCGACCTTGGTCAACACCTTGCTCGGCGAGGAGCGGGTGATCGCATTTGATATGCCAGGAACTACCAGGGATTCAATTGAAATACCATTTGAGCGTGGTGGCAAGCACTACACCTTGATTGACACCGCAGGTATTCGTCGGCGCGGTAAGGTATTTGAGGCAATTGAGAAATTTTCCGTAGTAAAAACTTTGCAATCGGTCTCAGAGGCTAACGTCGTTTTGCTTTTGTTGGATGCGCAGCAGGATATCTCAGAACAAGATGCTCATATAGCAGGCTTTATTCTTGAATCTGGACGTGCGTTGGTGATCGGCGTGAATAAATGGGATGGTTTGCAGAGTGATCGTCGTGACGAGATTAAGGTAGATATCGAGAGGAAATTAAATTTCTTAACTTTTGCTAAGTTTCACTTTGTCTCTGCTTTGAAGTCTTCTGGTATTGATCCGATGATGAAGTCAATTGATGCTGCTTATGCTGCGGCAATGGCGAATTTGTCGACACCAAAATTGACCAGGGCATTGATTGAGGCGGTAGAGCATCAGCAGCCAAAACGTAAGGGCTCAATTCGCCCTAAATTGCGTTACGCTCATCAAGGCGGTCAAAATCCGCCAATTATCGTTATTCACGGTAATGCGCTTGATTCTATTGGTGATGTCTATAAACGTTATTTGGAAAAACATTTCCGTGAAACGTTTTCGTTGACGGGGACCCCTTTGCGTATAGAAATGCGTTCGGGAAAGAATCCTTTTGCAAAAGTTGAAAAATAG
- the bamB gene encoding outer membrane protein assembly factor BamB: MQFFSKLVVGAILLNLAGCSSLSSLNPFSKSEIKNAPAALVEFKPSMALKPVWSTSVGSSGAYVFSPVQTGTDIVAAAVDGAVVKMDSVSGKVLWRISAGMPLTAGVGVGASTIVVAGQKGFLMAFDLDGKLRWKVQASSEIMTNPVIGQGLILVRSIDNRVAAYDVETGARKWAVNRTIPALTLRAASGIAMTDQLAIVGLPGGKLVALSLNNGGLRWEASVADPKGATELERIADVLGTPVVAGQVVCSSAYQGRVSCFDLGSGSVRWSKNISSEVGVSVDERFVFAVDNAGAVSAYSRVAGSSAWRNDALANRRVSAPVSFGRAVAVGDAFGFLHFLSREDGSFIGRVSTDGSQILATPIVVGSNLIVQTKSGTVVAFATE, from the coding sequence ATGCAATTTTTTAGCAAACTGGTTGTCGGTGCGATACTGCTTAATTTGGCAGGCTGTTCGTCTTTATCTTCGCTTAATCCTTTTTCAAAGTCCGAGATAAAAAACGCGCCTGCCGCTTTAGTTGAGTTTAAGCCCTCAATGGCGCTCAAACCTGTTTGGAGTACGTCAGTCGGAAGCAGTGGTGCGTATGTTTTTTCTCCTGTTCAAACCGGAACTGATATTGTTGCTGCGGCTGTTGATGGTGCTGTTGTGAAAATGGATTCTGTCAGTGGTAAGGTTTTGTGGCGTATCAGCGCTGGAATGCCTTTAACAGCGGGGGTTGGCGTTGGCGCATCGACAATCGTAGTGGCCGGGCAAAAGGGATTTTTGATGGCTTTTGATCTTGATGGTAAGTTGCGCTGGAAAGTGCAAGCCTCAAGTGAAATTATGACGAATCCTGTCATTGGTCAAGGCTTGATTTTGGTTAGAAGTATCGACAACCGCGTTGCAGCTTACGATGTGGAGACCGGTGCCCGCAAGTGGGCGGTGAATCGCACCATTCCTGCTTTGACCTTGCGTGCCGCATCAGGAATCGCTATGACCGATCAATTGGCGATTGTTGGCTTGCCTGGCGGGAAGTTGGTGGCCTTGTCATTGAATAACGGTGGGTTGCGCTGGGAGGCATCGGTTGCAGATCCTAAGGGGGCAACAGAGCTAGAGCGTATTGCTGATGTTCTCGGTACTCCTGTAGTCGCCGGACAAGTTGTTTGCTCTTCCGCTTACCAGGGACGCGTCAGTTGCTTTGATTTGGGCTCTGGTTCGGTACGTTGGTCAAAAAATATTTCTAGCGAAGTTGGTGTCAGTGTTGATGAGCGATTCGTGTTTGCGGTGGACAATGCTGGTGCGGTTTCAGCATATTCTCGCGTTGCGGGATCGAGTGCCTGGCGTAATGATGCGTTAGCCAATCGCCGGGTCTCTGCGCCAGTATCGTTTGGTAGGGCCGTCGCAGTAGGTGATGCTTTCGGTTTTCTTCATTTTCTCTCAAGGGAAGATGGCTCTTTCATCGGTAGGGTTAGCACCGATGGTAGTCAGATTTTGGCCACGCCAATCGTGGTGGGTTCGAATTTGATCGTACAAACTAAATCAGGGACAGTGGTCGCTTTTGCGACCGAGTAA
- a CDS encoding tetratricopeptide repeat protein, whose protein sequence is MAYDLEEQEQLDTLKAWWKQYGNLVTWLLVIALSGYAAWTGWNTYQRNQSTQASQLYDELQKSIIAKDSVKVQRATTDLIEKFPRTSYAPMAALSAAKIAFDANDLKTAKGHLHWTLDHSNVEEYKSLAKIRLAGIALDEKAYDEGLTFLAGDFPADFAGVAIDVKGDIYFAQNKIEDARNAYQAALDKLGAKNPGRQLIQIKLDALGGAVSVSNASHAAAK, encoded by the coding sequence ATGGCATACGATCTCGAAGAGCAAGAACAATTAGACACGTTAAAAGCTTGGTGGAAGCAGTACGGAAATCTGGTGACTTGGTTGCTGGTCATTGCGCTGTCAGGTTACGCAGCTTGGACTGGCTGGAATACCTATCAGCGTAACCAGTCCACTCAGGCATCTCAGCTTTATGATGAGTTGCAAAAATCTATCATTGCAAAAGATAGTGTTAAGGTGCAGCGCGCCACAACGGATTTGATCGAGAAATTTCCACGCACTTCTTATGCGCCTATGGCCGCATTGTCAGCAGCGAAAATTGCATTTGATGCTAATGATCTGAAAACGGCAAAGGGTCATTTGCATTGGACCCTGGATCACAGCAATGTTGAGGAGTATAAATCTTTGGCGAAGATCCGTTTGGCCGGAATTGCATTGGACGAGAAGGCCTACGATGAGGGATTGACTTTCCTGGCCGGAGATTTTCCCGCTGATTTTGCTGGCGTTGCTATCGACGTTAAAGGCGATATTTATTTTGCTCAAAATAAAATTGAGGATGCTCGTAATGCTTATCAGGCTGCCTTGGATAAGCTAGGCGCAAAAAATCCTGGTCGTCAATTAATACAAATTAAGCTCGATGCACTTGGTGGTGCTGTAAGCGTAAGCAATGCAAGTCACGCAGCAGCAAAATAA
- the hisS gene encoding histidine--tRNA ligase — MSENKKIEKISGVKGMNDILPADAPLWELFENTVQSVLKSYGFQQVRTPIVESTHLFARGLGAVTDIVEKEMYSFDDALNGDKLTLRPENTAGIVRAAIEHNLTYEGPKRVWYNGPMFRHEKPQRGRYRQFHQVGAEALGFSGPDIDAELIVMCQRLWDDLGLQNIRLELNSIGDAPERNQHRVDLISYFEQHKDLLDAEALRRLYSNPLRILDTKNPAMQEMVNNAPKLFDYLGEESKSHFLGVQKILRDNSIPFTINTRLVRGMDYYNRTVFEWVTDELGSQGTVCGGGRYDSLFSIFGGKATPACGFAMGVERLLELMKASGEAHNPPQCDVYLLHQGDDGRAQSFVLGERLRDAGLDVVLHCASASGVGSFKSQMKKANASGAAYSVIIGEDEAAANTVTIKAMRDEDTDNNQVNLPFDTAVDYVVDQMTGAAETSDCCDNPNHIHIHH; from the coding sequence ATGTCAGAAAATAAAAAAATCGAAAAGATAAGCGGCGTCAAGGGGATGAACGATATCCTACCTGCCGATGCTCCGCTCTGGGAGTTATTTGAAAACACCGTTCAATCGGTGCTTAAAAGTTATGGTTTTCAACAAGTCCGTACGCCTATTGTTGAATCGACGCACTTGTTTGCGCGTGGGCTTGGTGCGGTAACGGATATTGTTGAAAAAGAAATGTACTCTTTTGACGATGCCCTTAATGGTGATAAGCTAACATTGCGTCCGGAAAATACTGCGGGTATAGTTCGCGCCGCAATTGAGCACAATCTCACATACGAAGGTCCCAAGCGCGTTTGGTATAACGGTCCGATGTTTAGGCATGAGAAGCCGCAGCGTGGCAGGTATCGCCAGTTTCATCAGGTCGGCGCTGAGGCTTTGGGTTTTAGTGGTCCTGATATTGATGCTGAATTAATTGTGATGTGCCAGCGACTCTGGGATGACTTGGGTTTGCAAAATATTCGTTTGGAGCTCAACTCCATTGGTGACGCTCCTGAGCGCAATCAGCATCGCGTTGATTTGATCTCCTATTTTGAGCAGCATAAAGACTTACTTGATGCGGAAGCCTTGCGCCGCTTATATAGCAATCCGTTGCGGATATTGGATACTAAGAATCCAGCCATGCAAGAGATGGTGAATAACGCACCAAAGTTGTTTGATTATTTGGGTGAGGAGTCAAAGTCTCACTTTCTGGGTGTGCAAAAAATTCTTCGTGATAATAGTATTCCCTTCACGATTAACACGCGCTTGGTCCGTGGTATGGACTACTACAATCGCACCGTGTTTGAGTGGGTTACCGATGAACTGGGTTCTCAGGGGACGGTGTGTGGCGGTGGTCGTTATGATTCCCTGTTTTCAATTTTTGGTGGTAAGGCAACGCCTGCCTGTGGCTTTGCCATGGGGGTTGAGCGCTTGCTGGAATTGATGAAGGCCTCAGGCGAGGCGCATAATCCACCTCAATGTGATGTGTATCTGCTGCATCAAGGCGATGATGGTCGGGCTCAGTCTTTTGTGCTCGGTGAACGTTTGCGTGATGCTGGACTCGATGTTGTGTTACATTGCGCATCGGCTTCAGGCGTGGGAAGTTTTAAGTCGCAAATGAAAAAAGCTAATGCTAGTGGCGCTGCTTATTCGGTGATAATCGGCGAAGACGAGGCTGCGGCAAATACCGTCACCATCAAGGCGATGCGCGACGAAGATACAGATAACAATCAGGTTAACCTTCCATTTGATACTGCTGTCGATTATGTGGTGGATCAAATGACGGGCGCGGCTGAAACCAGCGACTGCTGCGATAATCCTAATCACATTCATATTCATCACTAA